Proteins encoded within one genomic window of Plasmodium cynomolgi strain B DNA, chromosome 11, whole genome shotgun sequence:
- a CDS encoding RNA binding protein (putative), with the protein MREFRKYNNSGHHHRKHYHRQYGGYNNSHNEEYKTNPHHNRINKYNNRNSYQNHDERDSQVRVKISNLDYTISKNDLVVPSALASALAIAMTELFSNVCKVVNAWINYDHTDRSDGTGVCVFENINDAQKAIDKYDG; encoded by the exons ATGAGGGAATTTAGGAAATACAATAATA GCGGTCATCATCACCGAAAACACTACCATAGGCAGTACGGCGGTTATAACAACTCCCAC AACGAAGAATACAAGACGAACCCCCACCACAACAGAATAAACAAATACAACAATAGGAACTCCTACCAG AACCACGACGAGCGGGACAGCCAAGTGCGTGTGAAAATCTCAAACTTGGACTACACCATCTCGAAGAACGATTTAGTGGTACCGTCAGCCCTGGCGTCGGCATTGGCCATAGCGATGACC GAACTCTTCAGCAACGTGTGCAAAGTCGTGAATGCCTGGATAAACTACGATCACACGGATAGATCGGAT GGCACAGGCGTGTGCGTTTTCGAAAACATCAACGACGCGCAGAAGGCCATAGACAAATACGACGGTTAG